One window of the Luteolibacter sp. Y139 genome contains the following:
- a CDS encoding AAA family ATPase gives MSTNPAQALSAAREKLRAEVSKCIIGQEETAEMLFLTLLCGGHALLLGVPGVGKTLMSATLARALHLDFHRVQFTPDLMPADITGSEVLEEDPTTGRYQRVVMQGPIFANVLLADEINRTPPKTQAALLQAMQEGEVTIGRETHKLKPPFLVLATQNPIEMEGTYPLPEAQLDRFLCCIKVGYPTIDEEVAIATTGPAGALSEVKAVLGPDEILSFQRAVRSVPVAKDVARYAVKLVTSTRTGQSPDGIAEYIECGASPRASQSLVLAGQARALLHGRVHVDFADIRALAPSILRHRLVLNFRARAERIDADQVVARLLEKVKPD, from the coding sequence ATGTCGACCAACCCCGCCCAAGCCTTGTCCGCCGCGCGCGAAAAGCTGCGTGCCGAAGTCTCGAAATGCATCATCGGCCAGGAGGAGACGGCGGAGATGCTCTTCCTCACCTTGCTCTGCGGCGGTCACGCGCTGCTGCTCGGCGTGCCCGGAGTCGGCAAGACGCTGATGAGCGCCACGCTGGCCCGCGCGCTTCATCTCGATTTCCACCGCGTGCAATTCACGCCGGACCTGATGCCGGCGGACATCACCGGCAGCGAGGTCCTGGAAGAGGATCCGACGACCGGTCGCTACCAGCGCGTGGTGATGCAGGGGCCGATCTTCGCGAACGTGCTGCTCGCCGACGAAATCAACCGCACGCCGCCGAAGACGCAGGCCGCGCTGCTGCAGGCGATGCAGGAAGGCGAGGTGACCATCGGCCGCGAGACCCACAAGCTGAAGCCGCCGTTCCTGGTGCTGGCCACGCAGAACCCGATCGAGATGGAGGGGACATACCCGCTGCCGGAAGCCCAGCTCGACCGCTTCCTGTGCTGCATCAAGGTGGGCTATCCGACGATCGACGAAGAGGTCGCGATCGCCACCACGGGGCCGGCGGGTGCGCTTTCCGAGGTGAAGGCGGTGCTTGGTCCGGATGAAATCCTGTCTTTCCAGCGTGCGGTGCGCAGCGTGCCGGTTGCCAAGGATGTCGCGCGGTATGCGGTGAAGCTCGTCACGTCGACTCGTACCGGCCAGTCGCCGGATGGCATCGCCGAATATATCGAGTGCGGAGCGAGTCCGCGTGCCTCGCAATCGCTGGTGCTCGCCGGGCAAGCTCGTGCGCTGCTTCATGGCCGCGTGCATGTGGACTTCGCCGATATCCGTGCGCTTGCCCCGTCGATCCTGCGCCACCGTCTGGTGCTGAATTTCCGTGCGCGTGCCGAGCGGATCGATGCCGACCAAGTCGTCGCCCGTCTCCTGGAG
- a CDS encoding vWA domain-containing protein yields MPLLHPAFLFAMAVAAIPVIIHLSQRRKFKEFDVGTLRFLQIAEKKRHRRLRIEELLLLMLRIAAVALLALMFARPFLSDREKTEAAQEKTIILLDGSGSVTASMAEEATNAAKKAMSKHGAVTMAQFTDGVQVLSSLDDYHPLAGASGDFNKALGWSLDHLRSEGVENARVVIIGHFASSALPSAPPRVWPPRVQVEAIAIQPPDLHNEAVKAVELLTPFAAANMEIEARVTSSNKSREVTLSSEGINLKQTVPPGVERVLFSFRPPREEVRGFISLEGKDQWPADDRRPFAMQWVEPEPVLILDGFPGSTPFEGQGYFLQKALTASGAAHGLSPFRPEVKYGIDGRDDGSTPAAATTEEAPPQSIGSGFKSLFGGNKGSGTGTGAGAGSGASAAEDVPLKPGAVDLTPFSAIAICGPTTPMHANEAKAIASHVAKGAGLFICIDERWTKEATAALANAGLFPASVELTGGMQQRRIATSDRKHPALASFDGKDGGDLRQLLWRDAFTIQPGEGWKILATLDGGHPLLLEKISNDPTAGRVMVLAHPLTREWGDLPREPMFVPLAKSLFNALTRYEARQHSANVHYPGARETREIGYYQTANGTAEVVAADPAEANVAAVDTAAFCKAYALPDASAPPPAPTVAANHQGEERPKTGEWWPWLALVLLSLLTLECAVATRKSARLETPAPVDA; encoded by the coding sequence ATGCCCCTCCTCCATCCAGCCTTCCTTTTCGCCATGGCGGTCGCGGCTATTCCCGTGATCATCCACCTGAGCCAGCGTCGGAAGTTCAAGGAATTCGACGTCGGCACGCTGCGCTTCCTGCAGATCGCCGAGAAGAAACGGCACCGCCGGTTAAGGATCGAGGAACTGCTTCTTTTGATGCTGCGGATCGCCGCGGTGGCCCTGCTCGCACTCATGTTCGCGCGGCCCTTCCTCTCCGATCGCGAGAAGACCGAAGCCGCTCAGGAAAAGACCATCATCTTGCTCGATGGCTCCGGCAGCGTGACCGCTTCGATGGCCGAGGAGGCGACCAATGCTGCGAAGAAAGCGATGAGCAAACACGGCGCGGTGACCATGGCGCAGTTCACCGATGGCGTGCAGGTGCTTTCCTCGCTGGATGATTATCATCCGTTGGCGGGTGCATCCGGAGACTTCAACAAGGCACTCGGCTGGTCGCTGGATCACCTCCGCAGCGAAGGCGTCGAGAATGCCCGCGTGGTGATCATCGGACATTTCGCGTCGTCCGCCCTCCCCTCCGCGCCGCCGCGCGTCTGGCCGCCGCGCGTACAGGTGGAAGCCATCGCGATCCAGCCTCCCGACCTTCACAACGAAGCGGTCAAGGCCGTCGAACTCCTCACCCCTTTTGCCGCGGCGAACATGGAGATCGAGGCCCGCGTGACCTCATCTAACAAATCCCGCGAAGTCACGCTGTCCTCCGAAGGGATCAACTTGAAGCAAACCGTGCCGCCCGGCGTGGAGCGAGTGCTCTTCTCCTTCCGCCCGCCACGTGAGGAAGTGCGCGGCTTCATCTCGCTGGAAGGCAAGGACCAGTGGCCCGCCGATGACCGCCGGCCTTTCGCCATGCAGTGGGTCGAGCCGGAGCCGGTGCTGATCCTCGATGGCTTCCCCGGCAGCACGCCCTTTGAAGGCCAAGGTTATTTCCTCCAGAAAGCGCTCACTGCCTCCGGTGCGGCGCACGGTCTCTCTCCCTTCCGGCCCGAAGTGAAATACGGTATCGACGGCCGCGACGATGGCTCGACCCCTGCCGCCGCCACTACCGAGGAAGCACCACCCCAATCGATCGGCAGCGGCTTCAAGAGCCTCTTCGGCGGCAACAAGGGAAGCGGGACCGGAACCGGCGCGGGTGCGGGAAGTGGCGCCAGCGCTGCCGAAGACGTGCCGCTGAAGCCAGGCGCGGTCGATTTGACACCCTTCTCCGCCATCGCGATCTGCGGCCCCACCACGCCGATGCATGCAAACGAAGCCAAGGCCATCGCCTCCCACGTCGCGAAGGGAGCTGGGCTCTTCATCTGCATCGACGAGCGCTGGACCAAGGAAGCGACCGCCGCCTTGGCAAATGCGGGCCTCTTCCCCGCCTCCGTGGAACTCACCGGCGGCATGCAGCAGCGGCGCATCGCCACCTCGGACCGCAAGCACCCCGCCCTCGCCAGCTTCGATGGCAAGGACGGCGGCGATCTGCGCCAGCTCCTGTGGCGGGACGCCTTCACCATCCAGCCCGGCGAAGGATGGAAGATCCTGGCGACGCTCGATGGCGGCCACCCTCTGCTCCTGGAAAAGATTTCGAATGATCCGACTGCCGGCCGCGTCATGGTATTGGCCCACCCGCTGACCCGCGAGTGGGGTGACCTTCCCCGCGAACCGATGTTCGTGCCCCTCGCCAAGAGTCTTTTCAATGCACTGACTCGCTACGAAGCGCGCCAGCACAGCGCGAACGTCCACTACCCCGGTGCCCGGGAAACCCGTGAGATCGGCTACTACCAGACGGCCAATGGCACCGCCGAGGTCGTCGCTGCTGATCCCGCCGAAGCCAATGTCGCCGCCGTGGATACCGCCGCCTTCTGCAAGGCCTACGCCCTGCCCGATGCCAGCGCTCCTCCGCCAGCCCCCACCGTCGCCGCCAATCATCAGGGCGAAGAGCGCCCGAAGACCGGTGAATGGTGGCCATGGCTCGCGCTCGTTCTCCTTTCCCTGCTAACTCTCGAATGCGCGGTTGCCACCCGCAAATCCGCCCGCCTCGAAACCCCTGCCCCAGTGGACGCATGA